From one Allorhizobium ampelinum S4 genomic stretch:
- a CDS encoding ABC transporter substrate-binding protein, with amino-acid sequence MSILSKFKATALVIGISLSVALPAAHADEQYFPLQSYRVGPYAAGGTGFFGGFIDYLNLINTRDGGVNGVKLTWSEAETQYEVERGVEAYERLKSNPNVAAWNPLSVGIAYAMIDRITADKTPLITINHGRTDSTDGRVFPYVFPLLLNPYSETSGIVNYIGSKLGGIENLKGKKIVVLYHGSPYGKETIPIYELLAKKYGFDVQQIEVPHPGNEQQAQWLTIRRAKPDYVVLRGWGVMNPVALKTAAKTGFPVDHIIGNVWSNSEEDVIPAGDAAKGYTAITTQASGAEYPVVKEIVKTLYDSGKGNLEDKKRIGSVYHNLGIVNGILNVEAIRIAQAKFGKRTLTGDEVRWGFEHLQLDQKRVEELGAKDLFHSINVTWDNHEGNGYVTFQQWDGKKWNVVSDWIAPDWALLRPIIEKSSEAYAKDKGIKIRTAADADGVTN; translated from the coding sequence ATGAGCATTCTTTCGAAATTCAAGGCCACAGCATTGGTGATCGGCATCTCGTTGAGTGTCGCGCTTCCCGCAGCGCATGCCGATGAGCAGTATTTTCCCTTGCAGAGCTACCGCGTCGGTCCCTATGCCGCAGGTGGAACCGGTTTCTTTGGCGGGTTTATCGATTATCTCAACCTGATCAACACCCGTGATGGCGGCGTCAATGGCGTCAAGCTCACCTGGTCGGAGGCCGAAACCCAATACGAGGTCGAGCGTGGCGTCGAAGCCTATGAGCGCCTGAAAAGCAATCCGAACGTCGCCGCCTGGAACCCGTTATCCGTGGGCATCGCCTATGCGATGATCGACCGCATTACCGCCGACAAGACACCGTTGATCACCATCAACCACGGTCGTACGGATTCCACCGATGGCCGCGTATTTCCCTATGTTTTCCCCTTGTTGCTCAATCCCTACAGCGAAACCTCCGGTATCGTGAACTATATTGGCTCCAAGCTCGGCGGGATCGAAAACCTGAAGGGCAAGAAGATCGTGGTTCTCTATCACGGCTCGCCTTATGGCAAGGAAACCATTCCGATCTATGAATTGCTGGCCAAGAAATATGGTTTTGATGTCCAGCAGATCGAGGTGCCGCATCCCGGTAACGAACAACAGGCCCAATGGCTCACCATTCGTCGCGCCAAACCCGATTATGTCGTGTTGCGCGGCTGGGGCGTGATGAACCCGGTGGCCCTGAAAACAGCTGCCAAAACCGGCTTTCCGGTGGACCATATCATTGGCAATGTCTGGTCCAATTCTGAAGAAGATGTGATCCCGGCAGGCGATGCCGCCAAAGGCTATACCGCCATCACCACCCAGGCGTCCGGTGCCGAGTATCCAGTCGTCAAGGAAATCGTCAAGACGCTTTATGATAGTGGCAAGGGCAACCTGGAAGACAAAAAACGCATCGGCTCCGTCTATCACAACCTGGGTATCGTCAATGGTATCCTGAATGTCGAGGCGATCCGCATCGCGCAGGCAAAATTCGGCAAGCGCACGCTGACCGGCGACGAAGTACGCTGGGGCTTCGAGCATTTGCAACTGGACCAGAAGCGCGTTGAGGAACTTGGCGCCAAAGACCTGTTTCACTCCATCAATGTCACCTGGGACAATCACGAGGGCAATGGTTATGTGACCTTCCAGCAATGGGACGGCAAGAAATGGAACGTCGTGTCTGATTGGATTGCACCGGATTGGGCGTTGCTGCGGCCGATCATTGAAAAGTCCTCCGAGGCTTATGCCAAGGATAAAGGCATCAAGATCCGCACGGCTGCCGATGCGGATGGCGTTACCAATTAA
- a CDS encoding ABC transporter ATP-binding protein, whose translation MKDARLLQVDGLHATYNHAITALHGVSFSLARGEILALLGANGAGKTTALKAVSNLLSAERGQINAGSIHFDGVDVTKTSPAALVRAGLVQVLEGRHCFHSLSVEENLTCGGLGRSSSRAEIANDLERIYGLFPRLKEKRRTLSGLTSGGEQQMTAVGRALMSRPRLLVLDEPSMGLAPIVVQDIFRTLRRLNREEGLSILVAEQNSAIALTYAHRATILENGKDVLTGTAREIRERDDVKSFYLGQNNRVANDHVI comes from the coding sequence ATGAAAGACGCCAGATTGTTGCAGGTGGATGGGCTGCACGCCACCTACAATCATGCCATCACCGCTTTGCATGGTGTCAGCTTTTCGCTTGCGCGGGGCGAGATCCTAGCACTTTTGGGCGCGAATGGAGCGGGCAAGACGACGGCGCTGAAGGCGGTGTCAAACCTTCTTTCGGCAGAGCGCGGACAGATCAATGCCGGGTCTATCCATTTTGACGGCGTAGATGTCACCAAAACAAGCCCGGCGGCGCTGGTGCGCGCCGGCCTTGTACAGGTATTGGAAGGGCGCCATTGCTTCCATAGCCTGTCCGTCGAGGAAAATCTGACGTGTGGTGGTCTGGGACGTAGCAGTTCGCGGGCGGAAATCGCCAATGATCTCGAGCGTATTTATGGGCTCTTTCCCCGACTGAAAGAAAAGCGCCGGACACTGTCGGGCCTCACCTCCGGTGGCGAGCAACAAATGACGGCAGTTGGCCGGGCTCTGATGTCGCGTCCCCGTCTGCTTGTTCTTGACGAACCGTCCATGGGTCTTGCCCCCATCGTGGTGCAGGACATATTTCGCACCCTGCGCCGATTGAACCGGGAGGAGGGGCTATCCATTCTCGTCGCCGAACAAAATTCGGCGATTGCTCTCACCTATGCCCATCGCGCCACCATTCTCGAAAATGGAAAGGATGTGCTGACGGGCACCGCCCGCGAGATCCGCGAGCGAGACGATGTGAAATCCTTTTATCTCGGGCAGAACAATCGGGTTGCGAATGACCATGTCATATGA
- a CDS encoding methyl-accepting chemotaxis protein has product MTLSIRNVLISVFALLSLMLNVLVGNSMLSSYRTYQVNAEVSELTGFDKALFKALLAFRSERGDSASALSISIADGAGSVQSVQKNRAVVDAGMNEAKVIAGGIKATDLSAPIATVLATYEKVATYRKTIDAELAKPLEARDASITKASMDLGGTFLADLEKASEAAEGRMRTLDAALMPMIQMRAYAWSTRALGGGSALILNNAVTSGQQISAENQVKLAAGDANVAYAWKAVRVLVDHKDTPQAIKDGFKVADAAYFTGDYAKMRADVIAKLSAGEKSPLTIDQWRAPTTAALGKVADIASLAMDTLNANAATAKSTALTHTLSFLALFLLVLALGIIGLAVIVRKVIRPIGALTRCMGALADGDLSVVVPGAKRRDEMGEMARSVEVFQIAAIRNKELEANAEENRRIAERDRIETQRRIEEEAEERLTRATGALASGLQKLASGDMLCEISEEFAPRFEELRQDFNASVSQLRTTLLAVGGSALAVSGGSSEISHASDDLAKRTEQQAASLEETAAALEEITANVRATSKRTGEARDLVRDTKSRAEQSGVVVNNAVTAMERIEHASRQIGQIIGVIDEIAFQTNLLALNAGVEAARAGEAGKGFAVVAQEVRELAQRSANAAKEIKSLVSNSEVAVSEGVKLVNDTGEGLTAIASLVQSINQHMDAIATAAQEQSVGLGEVNTAVNHMDQATQKNAAMVEEMNAAGAGLAQESGKLTELLGQFRTGDNRQAGHAPTGRAPARPATRPAAPSRQTYATQGNAALKGESWEEF; this is encoded by the coding sequence ATGACGCTCTCCATCAGAAATGTGCTCATTAGCGTTTTCGCCCTGCTCAGCCTTATGCTGAATGTGCTGGTTGGAAATTCCATGCTGTCTTCGTACCGGACCTATCAGGTCAATGCCGAAGTTTCGGAACTGACCGGTTTTGACAAGGCGTTGTTCAAGGCGCTTTTGGCATTTCGCAGCGAGCGCGGCGACAGCGCCTCCGCCCTGTCGATCTCCATTGCCGATGGCGCTGGCTCCGTCCAATCGGTGCAGAAAAACCGGGCGGTTGTCGATGCTGGTATGAATGAGGCAAAAGTGATCGCTGGAGGGATCAAGGCTACCGACTTGTCGGCGCCGATCGCAACGGTGTTGGCCACTTATGAAAAAGTCGCGACCTATCGTAAAACCATCGATGCCGAATTGGCAAAGCCGCTTGAGGCTCGTGACGCAAGCATCACCAAGGCGTCAATGGATCTGGGCGGGACGTTCCTGGCCGATCTTGAAAAGGCGTCCGAGGCTGCGGAAGGCCGCATGCGCACGCTCGACGCGGCGTTGATGCCGATGATCCAGATGCGCGCCTATGCATGGTCGACCCGTGCCCTTGGCGGCGGCAGTGCCTTGATCCTCAACAACGCCGTGACCTCTGGCCAGCAGATTTCAGCTGAGAACCAGGTCAAACTGGCCGCGGGAGACGCCAATGTCGCCTATGCGTGGAAAGCTGTTCGGGTGCTCGTCGATCATAAGGATACGCCCCAGGCCATCAAGGATGGTTTCAAGGTTGCCGATGCAGCATATTTTACCGGCGACTACGCTAAAATGCGCGCCGACGTCATTGCCAAACTGAGTGCGGGCGAAAAGTCGCCGCTGACAATCGATCAATGGAGAGCGCCGACCACGGCTGCCCTGGGGAAGGTTGCGGATATCGCATCGCTTGCCATGGATACGTTGAACGCCAATGCCGCAACGGCAAAGTCTACAGCGCTGACCCATACATTGTCGTTCCTGGCGCTCTTCCTGTTGGTGTTGGCGCTCGGCATCATCGGCTTGGCCGTCATCGTCCGCAAGGTCATTCGCCCGATCGGCGCGTTGACACGTTGCATGGGCGCATTGGCCGACGGCGACCTGTCGGTTGTCGTTCCCGGCGCCAAACGCCGGGACGAAATGGGCGAAATGGCGCGTTCCGTGGAAGTATTCCAGATTGCAGCCATCCGCAACAAGGAGCTAGAGGCCAACGCCGAGGAAAACCGCAGGATCGCCGAGCGCGATCGCATCGAGACGCAGCGCCGTATAGAAGAGGAGGCCGAGGAGCGACTGACCCGCGCCACCGGCGCGCTGGCAAGCGGTCTGCAGAAACTTGCCTCCGGTGATATGCTCTGTGAGATTTCCGAGGAGTTTGCGCCGCGCTTCGAGGAACTGCGCCAGGACTTCAACGCCTCCGTCAGCCAGTTGCGCACCACACTTCTGGCCGTCGGTGGCTCTGCCCTGGCCGTGTCGGGTGGCAGCAGCGAAATCTCGCATGCATCGGACGACCTGGCCAAGCGAACCGAGCAGCAGGCTGCTTCGCTCGAAGAGACCGCCGCAGCCCTTGAGGAAATCACCGCCAATGTGAGAGCGACCTCGAAGCGAACCGGCGAGGCCCGCGATCTGGTGCGTGATACCAAAAGCCGTGCCGAGCAATCGGGTGTCGTCGTCAATAATGCTGTCACAGCAATGGAACGCATTGAACACGCCTCCCGCCAGATCGGCCAGATCATCGGCGTGATTGATGAGATTGCCTTCCAGACCAATCTGCTGGCCTTGAATGCCGGGGTGGAAGCCGCCCGCGCCGGTGAAGCAGGTAAGGGCTTTGCCGTCGTCGCCCAGGAAGTCCGTGAACTGGCGCAACGTTCGGCCAATGCCGCCAAGGAAATCAAATCGCTGGTCTCCAATTCGGAAGTCGCCGTCAGCGAAGGCGTCAAACTGGTCAACGATACCGGCGAAGGGTTGACGGCGATCGCCAGCCTCGTCCAATCGATCAATCAGCATATGGATGCAATCGCCACGGCAGCGCAGGAACAGTCCGTGGGGCTTGGGGAAGTCAATACCGCTGTCAACCACATGGACCAGGCGACGCAGAAGAATGCGGCCATGGTCGAGGAAATGAACGCGGCCGGCGCTGGCCTGGCCCAGGAAAGCGGCAAGCTGACCGAATTGCTCGGCCAGTTCCGCACGGGAGATAACCGGCAGGCCGGACACGCGCCCACTGGACGAGCCCCTGCCAGACCTGCAACTCGGCCTGCCGCACCATCACGCCAGACCTATGCCACTCAGGGCAATGCTGCGCTGAAGGGCGAGAGTTGGGAAGAGTTCTGA
- a CDS encoding LLM class flavin-dependent oxidoreductase, whose amino-acid sequence MSPRKQIILNAFNMNCVGHINHGLWAHPRDRSHDYKSLRYWTDLARTLERGLFDGLFLADIVGVYDIYQNSVDLTLRESIQLPVNDPMLLVSGMAAVTDNLGFGITVNTSVEAPYTFARKISTLDHLTSGRIGWNIVTGYLDSAAKALGKTGMTEHDARYDQADDYMDLLYKLWEGSWEEGAVRLDKQARIYADPAKVHKVQHNGPYYQSEGYHLSEPSIQRTPVLYQAGTSGRGRKFAARHAECVFIGATDKAAARKTSQALREEVVAAGRRPDDIKIFLGVTVVTDKSREAAADKLADYRRYASPEAGLAHFSAGSGIDLSRYELDDPIQYGPTNAIQSVTQLAKQKGWTKRQLLNELSIGGRYPLITGAPGEVAEELMSWIDEGDIDGFNLTRTVTPESYEDFIEFVVPELQSRGAYKTSYGDGSLRHRLFGEGNRLPARHAGSLYRHTER is encoded by the coding sequence ATGTCTCCCAGAAAACAGATCATCCTCAATGCCTTCAACATGAATTGCGTGGGGCATATCAATCACGGGCTCTGGGCGCATCCGCGCGACCGTTCGCACGACTATAAATCTCTTCGCTACTGGACTGATCTGGCCCGCACACTGGAGCGTGGTCTGTTCGATGGGCTGTTTCTCGCCGATATTGTCGGGGTCTACGATATTTACCAGAACTCGGTCGACCTGACATTGCGGGAATCGATCCAGCTACCCGTCAACGATCCGATGCTGCTGGTATCTGGCATGGCTGCTGTGACCGACAATCTTGGCTTCGGTATTACGGTGAATACCAGTGTTGAGGCGCCCTATACCTTTGCCAGGAAAATCTCGACGCTCGATCATCTCACCTCAGGCCGGATCGGCTGGAATATCGTCACCGGTTATCTCGACAGCGCCGCCAAGGCATTGGGCAAGACCGGCATGACAGAGCATGACGCCCGCTATGACCAGGCCGATGACTATATGGACCTGCTGTATAAGCTTTGGGAAGGCAGCTGGGAGGAGGGGGCCGTGCGCCTCGACAAACAGGCACGGATATATGCCGATCCTGCCAAGGTTCATAAGGTGCAGCACAACGGGCCCTATTACCAGTCCGAGGGCTACCATCTGAGCGAGCCCTCTATCCAGCGTACGCCGGTACTCTATCAGGCCGGCACATCGGGCCGTGGCCGGAAATTTGCCGCGCGCCACGCCGAATGCGTGTTTATTGGTGCCACGGACAAGGCCGCGGCGCGTAAAACCTCCCAGGCTCTAAGGGAAGAGGTGGTTGCCGCAGGGCGCCGTCCTGATGATATCAAGATCTTTCTCGGTGTTACTGTGGTGACCGACAAAAGCCGGGAAGCCGCCGCCGACAAGCTGGCGGATTATCGCCGCTATGCCAGCCCGGAAGCGGGCCTGGCGCATTTTTCGGCCGGAAGCGGTATCGATCTCTCCCGCTACGAGCTTGATGATCCTATCCAGTACGGCCCCACCAACGCCATCCAGTCCGTCACGCAGCTTGCCAAACAGAAGGGTTGGACCAAGCGGCAATTGCTGAACGAGCTTTCCATCGGCGGGCGCTATCCACTGATCACCGGCGCGCCTGGCGAGGTGGCGGAGGAACTGATGTCCTGGATCGATGAAGGCGATATCGATGGTTTCAATCTCACCCGGACCGTGACGCCGGAGAGCTACGAGGATTTTATCGAGTTTGTGGTGCCGGAATTGCAAAGCAGGGGCGCTTACAAGACCAGCTATGGTGACGGTTCCTTGCGCCATCGGCTGTTTGGCGAAGGCAACCGGCTTCCCGCTCGCCATGCCGGCAGCCTCTATCGACACACGGAAAGGTAG
- a CDS encoding LLM class flavin-dependent oxidoreductase translates to MTRTIHFNAFDMNCVGHQSPGLWAHPDDRSYTYKDLDYWQNLARTLERGIFDGIFIADVIGYYDVYKGSNFHAIQQAAQIPVNDPLQLAAPIALATEHLGIGITASTSFEHPYTFARRLATADHHTKGRVGWNIVTSYLESGAKNVGQSGLKRHDNRYEIANEYLEVIYKLLEGSWEEGAIIRDPKGRVFTDPAKVHEIGHKGKHFDVPGYGLTEPSPQRTPVLYQAGASGPGKKFAAEHAECVFVAAPTKSVLKAYVAEIRQQAAAAGRDPNALKIYTLITIITDETEAKARAKFEDYKQYVSYDGSLVFMSGWSGIDFGQYAPTDVIQKVETNAIHSFVEHIAGGDKSWTIEELAKFGGIGGLGPVFVGAPDQVADILQEWVADTDVDGFNIAYAVTPGSFEDVVNHIVPELQKRGAYPTAYKPGTLREKLFGQGPYLPQNHPADQYRDIEAFKRAQKAPLANAS, encoded by the coding sequence ATGACCAGGACAATTCACTTCAACGCCTTCGATATGAATTGCGTCGGACACCAATCGCCTGGATTGTGGGCGCATCCAGACGACAGGTCTTATACCTATAAGGATCTGGATTATTGGCAGAATTTGGCGCGTACCCTGGAGCGCGGCATCTTTGATGGCATCTTCATTGCTGACGTGATCGGCTATTACGATGTCTATAAAGGCTCCAATTTCCACGCCATCCAGCAGGCGGCGCAAATTCCGGTCAACGATCCGTTGCAACTGGCCGCACCCATTGCTTTGGCCACCGAACATCTGGGCATTGGCATCACCGCATCAACCTCGTTTGAGCATCCCTATACGTTTGCCCGCAGACTCGCGACGGCCGACCACCACACCAAGGGCCGGGTAGGGTGGAACATTGTGACCTCCTATCTGGAGAGCGGTGCCAAGAATGTTGGCCAATCCGGCCTGAAGCGCCATGATAATCGCTATGAGATTGCCAATGAATATCTTGAGGTGATCTACAAACTGCTGGAAGGCAGCTGGGAAGAGGGCGCTATCATCCGTGATCCGAAGGGGCGGGTTTTCACCGATCCGGCCAAGGTTCATGAAATCGGCCATAAGGGCAAGCATTTCGATGTTCCCGGTTATGGTTTGACCGAGCCTTCGCCGCAACGCACTCCGGTGCTGTATCAGGCGGGCGCATCCGGTCCGGGCAAGAAATTTGCGGCGGAACATGCGGAATGCGTGTTTGTGGCGGCACCCACCAAATCGGTGCTGAAAGCCTATGTTGCCGAGATTCGCCAGCAGGCTGCCGCTGCCGGGCGCGATCCGAATGCCCTCAAAATCTACACGCTGATCACCATCATTACCGATGAGACCGAGGCAAAGGCCAGGGCGAAGTTTGAAGATTATAAGCAATATGTATCCTACGATGGCTCGCTGGTGTTCATGTCCGGCTGGAGCGGCATTGATTTTGGCCAATATGCGCCAACCGATGTGATCCAGAAGGTAGAGACCAACGCCATCCATTCGTTTGTCGAGCATATCGCTGGCGGCGACAAATCCTGGACCATTGAAGAACTGGCAAAATTCGGTGGCATTGGAGGGTTGGGTCCGGTGTTTGTTGGCGCGCCCGATCAGGTTGCTGATATTTTGCAAGAATGGGTGGCGGACACCGATGTGGATGGCTTCAACATTGCCTATGCGGTCACGCCCGGCAGTTTTGAGGATGTGGTCAACCACATTGTACCGGAACTGCAAAAGCGCGGAGCCTATCCCACCGCCTACAAACCCGGAACCCTGCGCGAAAAGCTGTTCGGCCAAGGGCCATATTTGCCGCAAAACCATCCCGCCGATCAATACCGCGATATTGAGGCGTTCAAGCGCGCCCAAAAGGCTCCGCTGGCTAATGCCAGCTAA
- a CDS encoding SfnB family sulfur acquisition oxidoreductase, with the protein MGTVTDTKIDYTVHPRVNSSDPVAPRPRPAVPAHIVQSDAEAIEIAKRLAERFKVNAALRDREGLLPITELDEYSQSGLWSINVPKAYGGPEVSYATVAKVISTIASADPAIAQVTQNHLAIVATVDLDGTEEQKQLFFGWALQGLRYGNAFSELKSKTVADFETKVVHDGDDVIVNGEKFYTTGALLSHVVPIVGVDETGQGYLVFADREAPGLTVTNNWSSFGQRTTASGSVKLENVRVPKVRALKVTSFDHPTVGGPVSQIIQSAIDAGIARGAIDDTIRFVKTLSRPWIDSGKQRASEDLFTIAAIGDLKIRLHAAEALLEIAGRSIDAARANATLDTVSEATIKTGESKVLTTEIAILATNKLFELAGTRSTLAEHGLDRHWRNARVHTLHDPVRWKFYHVGNYYLNGEHPPRHAWN; encoded by the coding sequence ATGGGTACCGTTACTGACACCAAGATCGATTACACCGTTCACCCGCGCGTCAATTCCAGCGATCCGGTTGCTCCGCGCCCGCGCCCAGCCGTGCCAGCCCATATCGTGCAATCCGATGCCGAGGCGATTGAGATTGCAAAGCGGCTGGCCGAGCGCTTCAAGGTCAATGCTGCCTTGCGTGACCGGGAAGGATTGTTGCCGATTACCGAGCTGGATGAATATTCCCAAAGCGGGCTGTGGAGCATCAACGTTCCGAAAGCCTATGGCGGGCCGGAAGTGTCCTACGCCACCGTTGCCAAGGTGATTTCCACCATCGCGAGCGCCGATCCTGCCATTGCGCAGGTGACGCAAAACCATTTGGCCATTGTTGCCACCGTTGATCTCGATGGCACCGAAGAGCAGAAACAGCTGTTCTTTGGCTGGGCTTTGCAGGGCTTGCGCTACGGCAATGCGTTTTCGGAATTGAAAAGCAAGACGGTTGCCGATTTTGAAACCAAGGTGGTGCATGACGGTGACGACGTGATCGTTAATGGTGAGAAATTCTACACCACCGGAGCACTTCTCTCCCATGTTGTACCGATTGTTGGCGTTGATGAAACCGGCCAAGGCTATCTGGTGTTTGCCGACCGCGAAGCACCCGGCCTGACTGTGACCAACAATTGGTCCAGCTTTGGCCAGCGCACCACGGCCTCTGGCTCGGTGAAACTTGAGAATGTGCGGGTGCCGAAGGTTCGCGCTTTGAAAGTCACCTCGTTTGATCATCCCACGGTGGGTGGTCCGGTCTCACAGATCATCCAGTCGGCCATTGATGCAGGCATCGCCCGTGGGGCGATTGATGACACCATCAGGTTTGTCAAAACCCTCAGCCGTCCGTGGATTGATAGCGGCAAGCAAAGGGCCAGCGAAGACCTGTTTACCATTGCAGCCATTGGCGATCTGAAAATCCGGCTGCATGCGGCGGAAGCGCTGCTGGAGATTGCTGGTCGCAGCATTGATGCAGCGCGGGCCAATGCAACGCTGGACACGGTTTCTGAAGCAACCATCAAGACCGGCGAATCCAAGGTGCTGACCACTGAAATTGCCATTCTCGCCACCAACAAGCTGTTTGAGCTGGCGGGCACCCGCTCGACATTGGCGGAACATGGTCTGGACCGCCATTGGCGCAATGCGCGGGTGCATACATTGCATGATCCGGTGCGTTGGAAATTCTACCACGTTGGCAATTACTACCTGAACGGCGAGCATCCGCCGCGCCATGCATGGAATTGA
- a CDS encoding SfnB family sulfur acquisition oxidoreductase has product MSTTDRTLHRQAALTAGRPAPHIPPRRTKAHVIKDDAEAVAVAKELARDFAVGAAERDRQRRLPVAEIDRFSQSGLWAISVPKAYGGAGVSTVTLAEVTAIISAADSSIGQIPQNHFYMVEALRLSGSDAQKAHYFQRVLDGDRLGNAFTEIGTKTPVDYKTHFAERDGKLLLNGQKFYATGSLFAHIIVAVAKGPNGRVHLVFIDRATPGLDLVDDWTSFGQRSTGSGTVTFDDVEITPFQVVDHDENFDKPTPMGPFAQIIHSAVQVGIARGALAETISYVRAHARPFFELSIEHGYEDPHTIHAVGDVSIRVHAADALLARAGRILDIATANPTAQTVAEASIAVAEVKALGTEVAQLAATKLIELGGARSTLEAYGLDRYWRNARTHSLHDPVRWKYHHIGNFYLNDQLPPRHGAI; this is encoded by the coding sequence ATGAGCACCACAGATCGTACACTCCACCGTCAGGCGGCCCTGACGGCTGGTCGCCCGGCTCCGCATATTCCGCCACGGCGGACCAAAGCGCATGTGATCAAGGACGATGCCGAGGCAGTCGCTGTTGCCAAGGAATTGGCCCGTGACTTTGCCGTGGGCGCAGCAGAGCGTGATCGGCAGCGGCGTTTGCCGGTGGCCGAGATTGACCGCTTTTCCCAAAGTGGGCTTTGGGCCATTTCAGTGCCAAAGGCTTACGGCGGCGCTGGCGTATCGACGGTGACACTCGCGGAGGTGACGGCGATCATCTCGGCAGCAGATTCCTCCATCGGGCAAATTCCGCAAAACCATTTCTATATGGTGGAAGCGCTGCGGCTCTCTGGTTCCGATGCGCAGAAGGCGCATTATTTTCAGCGGGTTCTCGATGGGGATCGGCTGGGCAATGCCTTTACCGAAATCGGCACCAAAACCCCGGTGGATTACAAGACCCATTTTGCGGAGCGCGATGGCAAGCTGCTGTTAAACGGACAGAAATTCTACGCGACCGGATCGCTGTTTGCCCACATCATTGTTGCCGTTGCCAAAGGTCCGAATGGCCGCGTGCATCTGGTGTTTATCGATCGCGCCACACCCGGTCTTGATCTGGTGGATGACTGGACCTCCTTTGGTCAGCGCTCCACCGGCAGCGGCACGGTGACCTTTGACGATGTGGAAATCACCCCGTTTCAGGTGGTGGATCATGATGAGAATTTCGATAAGCCAACGCCGATGGGACCATTTGCCCAGATCATCCATTCGGCAGTGCAAGTCGGTATTGCGCGGGGTGCTTTGGCTGAAACCATCTCCTATGTCCGCGCCCATGCAAGGCCGTTTTTCGAGCTGAGTATTGAGCATGGCTATGAAGACCCACACACCATCCATGCGGTGGGCGATGTCTCCATCCGCGTCCATGCCGCCGATGCGCTCTTGGCGCGGGCAGGGCGCATTCTGGACATTGCAACGGCCAATCCCACCGCGCAAACGGTGGCAGAAGCCTCGATTGCCGTGGCCGAAGTGAAAGCATTGGGGACGGAGGTGGCGCAATTGGCCGCCACCAAGCTGATTGAGCTTGGTGGTGCGCGCTCCACGTTGGAGGCTTATGGGCTGGATCGCTATTGGCGCAATGCTCGCACCCATTCGCTGCACGATCCAGTGCGCTGGAAATATCACCATATCGGCAATTTCTACCTGAATGATCAGCTGCCGCCACGCCACGGGGCCATCTGA
- the mgrA gene encoding L-glyceraldehyde 3-phosphate reductase gives MTYQPDPKRYDNAHFRRTGRSGLKLPALSFGLWHNFGDTTPVETQRSILFKAFDLGITHFDLANNYGPPAGSAEINFGRILREDFAGLRDELIISTKAGWDMWPGPYGRGGGSKKALLSSLDQSLTRLGVDYVDIFYSHRYDAETPLEETADALAQAVRQGKALYVGISSYSGTKTREIAALLKERQVPLLINQPAYNLFNRWIEKDLIDAADEVGAGIIAFTPLAQGLLTNKYLNGIPDDARVNRPGGDFLRPEHLKEENIVRARALNEIATRRGQSLAQLAIAWVLRDPRVTSALIGASSARQIQENVDALNNLSFTAEELAEIDRYAVEGGINLWEKPSHDQVV, from the coding sequence ATGACCTATCAGCCTGATCCCAAGCGCTATGATAACGCCCATTTTCGCCGCACAGGCCGAAGTGGTCTGAAACTGCCCGCATTGTCCTTTGGCCTCTGGCATAATTTTGGCGATACCACGCCAGTTGAAACCCAACGCTCTATCCTGTTCAAGGCGTTTGATCTGGGCATTACCCATTTCGATCTCGCCAACAATTACGGCCCACCAGCAGGCAGCGCCGAAATCAACTTTGGCCGCATCCTGCGCGAGGATTTTGCAGGTCTGCGCGATGAGCTGATAATTTCCACCAAGGCTGGCTGGGATATGTGGCCGGGGCCTTATGGTCGCGGCGGTGGCTCGAAAAAGGCGCTGCTCTCCAGCCTTGATCAGAGCCTGACACGGCTGGGTGTTGATTATGTCGATATCTTCTATTCGCACCGCTATGATGCCGAAACGCCTTTGGAAGAAACCGCCGATGCCTTGGCGCAAGCCGTGCGGCAGGGCAAGGCGCTGTATGTGGGCATTTCATCCTATTCCGGCACCAAGACCCGCGAGATTGCAGCGCTTTTGAAAGAACGGCAGGTGCCACTGTTGATCAATCAGCCCGCCTATAACCTGTTCAATCGCTGGATTGAAAAAGATCTGATTGATGCCGCCGATGAGGTTGGCGCTGGCATCATTGCGTTTACGCCACTGGCACAAGGCCTTCTGACCAACAAATACCTCAACGGCATTCCAGACGATGCCCGCGTCAACCGCCCCGGCGGTGATTTCCTGCGGCCCGAGCATTTGAAGGAAGAAAACATTGTGCGCGCCCGCGCCTTGAATGAAATTGCCACCCGCCGTGGCCAATCTCTGGCGCAGTTGGCGATTGCATGGGTCTTGCGCGATCCGCGCGTGACATCGGCCCTGATTGGAGCCAGTTCTGCCCGGCAGATTCAGGAAAATGTCGATGCTTTGAACAATCTCTCCTTCACAGCCGAAGAACTGGCCGAGATTGACCGCTATGCGGTCGAAGGTGGCATCAACCTTTGGGAAAAGCCTTCCCACGATCAAGTGGTGTAA